From Helicoverpa armigera isolate CAAS_96S chromosome 19, ASM3070526v1, whole genome shotgun sequence, one genomic window encodes:
- the LOC135118227 gene encoding uncharacterized protein LOC135118227 — MSFESDWFLSESEEEELLLLVSTLRKRRRIWVHEINQKRKKLGENKLCKELQQHSDRFFTYFRMSPETFDYLHNQLQPYIQKKNTNFRESISSKERLAICLRFLATGDTFTTISSSYRMGISTVSSIVSEVCEAIWKVLQPIYIPVPTLQTWEQISEGFYTIWGFPNCLGSIDGKHITIKSPPNSGSMFYCYKNKFSIVLLALVDAHYKFIYIDVGSYGKDSDSTIFENSTLYKLVKGRKMELPASKPLPGCENPTPHVFIGDGGFRLETFLMRPFTRESIINDPDKKKFNRALSRARVVVECAFGILAQKFRIFLRPFETDINNTVKVVKAAACLHNYLQDMESAYVYENQNSTNPLGAFVSIQPNRHRANNEAFDVRQNFVNYFKS; from the exons ATGTCGTTTGAGTCAGACTGGTTTCTTTCTGAatctgaagaagaagaactatTACTTCTTGTATCGACATTAAGAAAAAGACGAAGAATATGGGTTCatgaaattaatcaaaaaagaaagaagcttggagaaaataaattatgcaaagaACTACAGCAGCATAGTGATCgttttttcacttattttagAATGTCGCCTGAAACTTTTGATTACTTGCACAACCAACTTCAGCCATATATCcagaagaaaaatacaaacttcAGGGAAAGTATATCCTCAAAGGAAAGATTGGCAATATGTTTaag atttttggcTACGGGCGATACTTTTACTACTATTTCATCTTCATACCGAATGGGTATAAGCACCGTTTCAAGTATAGTTTCTGAAGTTTGTGAAGCTATTTGGAAAGTATTGCAGCCAATATACATTCCAGTACCAACTCTACAGACATGGGAGCAAATATCAGAAGGATTTTATACAATATGGGGCTTTCCAAACTGCCTTGGGAGTATTGATGGAAAACATATAACTATCAAGTCTCCACCTAACAGTGGATCGATGTTTTAttgctacaaaaataaattttctatcGTTCTTCTGGCGCTAGTTGATGCACATTATAAGTTCATTTATATAGATGTTGGATCATACGGCAAGGATTCAGAtagtacaatttttgaaaattcaacACTCTACAAACTTGTAAAAGGAAGGAAAATGGAATTGCCTGCATCTAAACCTTTACCAGGTTGTGAAAACCCTACACCACACGTGTTCATCGGCGATGGAGGTTTTAGATTGGAAACTTTTCTAATGAGACCGTTTACTAGAGAATCAATAATAAATGAtcctgataaaaaaaaatttaatcgtGCATTAAGTAGAGCTAGAGTTGTCGTAGAATGTGCATTCGGAATATTGGCCCAGAAGTTTCGTATATTTTTGAGACCCTTTGAAACTGATATAAACAATACCGTAAAAGTCGTCAAAGCAGCAGCATGTCTACACAATTATTTACAAGATATGGAAAGTGCCTATGTGTATGAAAACCAAAATTCTACTAATCCTTTGGGAGCATTTGTATCCATACAACCAAACAGACATAGGGCAAATAATGAAGCGTTTGATGTTAGACAAaattttgtgaattattttaaaagctag
- the LOC135118254 gene encoding uncharacterized protein LOC135118254, whose product MKQLKYKFENMKRSAKKVASRERQEMRRTGGGNPPSLPPDSEDATDWLRSIMSGSIDGNEAIYDDDIISPNSIVTIPIIHKDKDFDEIPPIQKKVKLDTNTDSEIQHDMPNILKDVVVNTIITDQDKSFDNVENIVPDEVFDASAPHSSLKRPVAPQLSRIIKKKQGKSENIIKQALREKKLTVLDGLHELEMEKIKLSISHQNELHSQLLRHNEEKHKLEVDKLKLEIDILRRKNKF is encoded by the exons ATGAAGcagctaaaatataaatttgaaaatatgaaaagatcTGCAAAGAAG GTAGCAAGTAGAGAACGTCAGGAAATGAGACGCACAGGTGGAGGAAATCCTCCCTCACTTCCTCCAGATTCAGAAGATGCTACTGATTGGTTAAGATCCATTATGTCTGGATCTATTGATGGAAATGAGGCTATATATGATGATGACATTATTTCCCCAAATTCCATTGTTACA aTTCCCATAATTCACAAAGataaggattttgatgaaattcctCCTATACAAAAA AAAGTGAAACTAGACACAAATACTGATAGTGAAATTCAACATGACATGCCCAATATACTCAAG GATGTTGTAGTCAACACAATTATTACAGATCAAGACAAAAGTTTTgataatgttgaaaatattgtcCCAGATGAAGTTTTTGATGCTAGTGCCCCACATTCATCACTAAAGAGACCAGTAGCACCACAACTAAgtc gtatcataaagaaaaaacaagggAAGagtgaaaatatcataaaacaagCACTAAGGGAAAAGAAACTGACAGTTTTAGATGGCCTTCATGAGTTGGAGATGGAAAAGATAAAGTTATCTATTAGTCACCAAAATGAATTACACAGCCAGTTACTGAGGCACAATGAAGAAAAACATAAGCTTGAAGTGGATAAACTTAAACttgaaatagatattttaaggagaaaaaataaattttaa